A DNA window from Ignavibacteriales bacterium contains the following coding sequences:
- a CDS encoding GDP-L-fucose synthase, with protein sequence MKINAKIYVAGHTGLVGSAIMRSLKAQGYSNFLLHTIEELDLTRQSAVEDLFKQERPEYVILAAAKVGGIQANNTYPADFIYVNLQLENNIIHSAYQQGVKKLCFLGSSCIYPKYAQQPMKEDYLLDGKLEPTNEPYAIAKIAGIKMCQAYNRQYGTNFISVMPTNLYGPHDNFELQSSHVLPALIRKFVDARKASAASVTVWGTGSPKREFLFVDDLADAVVFLMNHYDDGEIVNIGTGKDISILELAHVIKEEVGFTGSIEFDATKPDGTPRKLLNVSKINALGWTAKTPLREGIRKTIQWYLENK encoded by the coding sequence ATGAAAATAAATGCGAAGATATATGTTGCCGGTCATACAGGCTTAGTCGGATCGGCTATTATGCGTTCGCTCAAAGCGCAGGGATATTCCAACTTCTTGCTTCATACGATAGAAGAATTGGATTTAACGCGCCAGTCGGCGGTGGAAGATTTGTTTAAACAAGAACGTCCTGAGTACGTCATACTTGCCGCAGCAAAAGTAGGCGGCATACAGGCAAACAATACGTATCCGGCTGATTTCATCTATGTAAATCTGCAGTTAGAAAACAATATTATACATTCAGCATATCAGCAAGGTGTAAAAAAACTTTGCTTTTTAGGGAGCTCGTGTATCTATCCGAAGTATGCTCAACAGCCGATGAAGGAAGATTATTTGTTGGATGGTAAGTTAGAGCCCACAAACGAACCCTATGCGATTGCAAAAATCGCTGGAATAAAAATGTGTCAGGCATATAACAGGCAGTATGGAACGAATTTTATTTCTGTCATGCCGACCAATCTTTACGGACCTCACGATAACTTCGAACTGCAGAGTTCTCATGTGTTACCGGCGCTTATAAGAAAATTTGTGGATGCAAGGAAGGCATCAGCTGCTTCTGTGACTGTTTGGGGAACAGGTTCCCCAAAACGGGAATTTTTATTTGTGGATGATCTTGCAGATGCGGTTGTTTTCTTAATGAATCACTATGATGACGGCGAAATTGTGAATATAGGCACGGGAAAAGATATTTCAATCCTCGAGCTTGCCCATGTCATCAAAGAAGAAGTTGGTTTTACCGGCTCCATTGAATTCGATGCAACGAAACCCGATGGCACACCGAGAAAATTACTTAATGTCTCGAAAATTAACGCACTTGGCTGGACAGCCAAAACCCCGCTGCGCGAAGGTATTAGAAAAACAATTCAGTGGTATTTGGAGAACAAATGA
- a CDS encoding SDR family oxidoreductase yields the protein MKRSLVTGGAGFLGSHLCDRLLAEGHEVVCLDNLITGDINNIAHLMGNKKFSFINYDVTNYLFVDGKIDYIFHFASPASPIDYLKLPIQTLKVGSLGTHKALGLAKAKGARFFIASTSEVYGDPLIHPQTENYWGNVNPVGPRGVYDEAKRFAEAMTMAYHKYHGVETRIIRIFNTYGERMRMNDGRAIPAFMSQALHNEDVTVFGDGSQTRSVCYVSDLIEGIFRLMMSEYDAPMNIGNPEEVTILNLAKEIIQLAGSRSKIVFKSLPQDDPKVRQPDITKAQTILHWKPEVHRDDGLRKTLNYFKAKLGV from the coding sequence ATGAAGCGATCATTAGTCACAGGCGGCGCAGGATTCCTTGGCTCGCATTTATGCGACCGTCTGCTTGCTGAAGGGCACGAGGTTGTTTGTCTCGACAATCTTATTACGGGTGATATAAATAATATAGCTCATTTGATGGGAAATAAAAAATTCAGTTTTATCAACTATGATGTAACGAATTATCTTTTCGTGGATGGAAAGATAGATTACATTTTTCACTTTGCATCTCCGGCAAGTCCAATTGATTATCTCAAGCTGCCGATCCAAACGCTCAAGGTTGGTTCATTGGGAACACACAAGGCGCTTGGTCTTGCAAAAGCAAAAGGCGCACGCTTTTTTATTGCTTCGACATCCGAAGTCTATGGCGATCCGCTGATTCATCCTCAGACAGAGAATTACTGGGGCAACGTAAATCCTGTCGGTCCGCGTGGTGTCTATGACGAAGCCAAGCGCTTTGCAGAAGCTATGACAATGGCATATCATAAATATCATGGAGTAGAAACGCGCATTATACGTATCTTTAACACGTATGGCGAACGAATGCGGATGAATGACGGCAGAGCAATACCGGCGTTTATGTCTCAGGCACTTCACAATGAAGATGTCACTGTGTTCGGAGACGGCAGTCAAACAAGGAGTGTCTGTTATGTTTCAGATCTCATTGAAGGTATTTTCCGATTAATGATGTCTGAGTATGACGCACCGATGAATATCGGGAATCCAGAAGAAGTAACGATACTGAACCTTGCAAAAGAAATTATCCAATTAGCCGGAAGCCGCAGTAAAATAGTTTTCAAAAGCCTTCCACAAGATGATCCAAAAGTACGCCAGCCAGATATCACGAAAGCGCAAACAATTCTTCACTGGAAACCTGAAGTGCATAGAGATGACGGCTTGCGAAAAACGCTCAATTATTTTAAAGCGAAATTAGGCGTGTGA
- a CDS encoding WecB/TagA/CpsF family glycosyltransferase, translating into MRQSVGEYQIKTPSAVKQNDTQNPGLEVKTVNVLGVSVDGYTKAELTASFLAILKSHQRGWVSYVNVHTIDIANHLPWYKQFILDALIRYCDGEGVRFGAYLLGEHIPERITLSYYINDLASAAVAHNLNIFLLGGTQAVAELAAKRLKELYPTIKLSGYHHGYFSERENNSVINMINATQPDILLLGMGVPKQEEWTKENFDKLNAKIIWMGGGFLDTLSGKIKRCPQWLSEIGFEWLFRFIQEPRRLWKRYLIGNPLFLMRILQARIHKR; encoded by the coding sequence GTGAGACAATCTGTGGGTGAATATCAAATCAAAACGCCATCAGCTGTGAAACAAAATGATACACAGAACCCCGGTCTCGAAGTCAAAACGGTGAACGTTTTAGGAGTGTCTGTTGATGGCTATACTAAAGCGGAACTGACAGCTTCTTTCCTGGCGATATTGAAAAGTCACCAGCGCGGCTGGGTCAGTTATGTCAATGTGCATACTATTGATATTGCAAATCACTTGCCTTGGTACAAGCAGTTCATATTGGATGCGCTCATTCGATATTGCGATGGAGAGGGAGTTCGTTTTGGTGCTTATTTATTGGGAGAACATATTCCAGAGCGAATTACTTTATCATATTACATCAACGACCTTGCCAGTGCGGCCGTTGCACATAATTTGAACATATTCTTGCTTGGCGGTACGCAGGCTGTTGCAGAACTCGCGGCAAAACGACTCAAAGAATTATATCCTACTATAAAACTCTCCGGATATCATCATGGCTATTTTTCCGAGCGAGAAAATAATTCTGTGATCAATATGATCAATGCCACCCAGCCGGATATCCTGCTGCTTGGCATGGGAGTTCCCAAGCAAGAAGAATGGACAAAAGAAAACTTTGACAAATTGAATGCAAAAATTATCTGGATGGGTGGCGGCTTTCTTGATACGCTCTCAGGTAAAATAAAACGATGTCCACAATGGCTGAGTGAAATTGGATTTGAATGGTTGTTCCGATTTATACAAGAACCAAGGAGATTATGGAAACGATATTTAATTGGAAATCCATTGTTTCTTATGCGTATTCTCCAAGCTCGAATACATAAACGCTAG
- a CDS encoding flippase, which yields MRSAAKNFILLSSSEIISKALGFLTTVLIARRVGVDGLGDIGFVLAVYTYFTFLANPGYDTIGAREIVRKDIDSSRIINSIFILKFWSSILAFLFLLVVCFLIPFSPSVKQLLMLQGLSLLTIPFAFQFFFRGGNQMQVVAFSRLLQSGMYFITVFIGVHGISDLIRVPIAFGISTVTGFLPMFGLIRQHCSLHLKVKVEQLRSIFIAALTVGAASICVQVYLNMDTVLLGFFKTSREVGLYISAYKIVTLASVIPSLVFASYLPYLVSLKNTTAKEWRTFVLTMFIIGLPTGIFIGIYAPELIAMLYGSTYNDAVLPLRLLSLDIIAVFLSVTFAQPLLLLGKEKKYLSIVAWSAGLNLLLNLFLIPLYGMTGAALTTIFAETMVAVRSWRALTLEVPMTFMKEVFNILRITVIGLMVMVLCVFLFSFSLRLSGIAFIAVYGILMTRWYRNLK from the coding sequence ATGCGAAGTGCCGCAAAGAATTTTATTCTTTTATCTTCTTCCGAAATTATTTCGAAGGCATTAGGATTTCTCACGACTGTTCTCATCGCTCGAAGAGTGGGGGTCGACGGATTAGGTGATATTGGATTCGTTTTGGCTGTGTATACCTATTTTACATTTCTGGCAAATCCCGGGTACGACACTATCGGAGCACGTGAAATTGTCCGGAAGGACATTGATTCAAGTCGTATTATCAACTCAATCTTCATTTTAAAATTCTGGTCTTCCATTCTTGCATTTCTTTTTTTATTAGTTGTCTGCTTTCTGATTCCGTTTTCTCCTTCTGTGAAACAATTATTGATGCTTCAAGGATTGTCCCTTTTAACAATACCGTTTGCGTTCCAATTCTTTTTCCGCGGTGGGAATCAAATGCAAGTTGTGGCATTTAGCCGCTTGCTACAAAGCGGCATGTATTTTATTACTGTTTTTATCGGAGTACACGGGATAAGCGATTTGATACGGGTACCTATTGCTTTCGGTATTTCCACAGTAACTGGATTCCTTCCGATGTTCGGGCTAATCCGACAGCATTGTTCATTGCATCTCAAAGTGAAGGTGGAGCAGTTACGGTCAATATTTATTGCAGCACTCACGGTCGGTGCGGCCTCAATTTGCGTTCAGGTCTATTTGAATATGGACACGGTACTGCTCGGATTTTTTAAAACAAGCAGGGAAGTGGGCCTCTATATCAGTGCTTATAAGATCGTTACGCTCGCTTCAGTAATTCCTAGTCTTGTTTTTGCTTCGTATTTGCCGTATCTCGTTTCATTAAAAAACACAACGGCAAAAGAATGGAGGACGTTTGTTTTAACAATGTTTATCATCGGATTGCCTACCGGTATCTTTATAGGCATCTATGCACCCGAATTAATTGCAATGCTTTATGGCTCGACGTATAACGATGCGGTACTTCCGCTTCGCCTTCTCTCACTAGATATAATAGCTGTTTTCCTCAGTGTTACATTTGCCCAACCGCTCCTTTTGCTGGGCAAGGAAAAAAAATACTTATCGATTGTTGCCTGGAGTGCTGGACTGAATCTTCTTCTCAACCTGTTCCTCATTCCACTCTACGGAATGACCGGAGCAGCTCTGACAACAATCTTTGCCGAGACAATGGTTGCAGTGCGTTCGTGGAGGGCGCTCACACTTGAAGTTCCAATGACTTTCATGAAAGAAGTATTTAACATTCTAAGGATCACGGTCATTGGGCTTATGGTTATGGTGCTCTGCGTATTCCTTTTTTCTTTCAGTTTAAGATTATCAGGTATAGCTTTTATCGCCGTATATGGTATCTTGATGACGAGATGGTATCGGAATTTAAAGTAA
- a CDS encoding SGNH/GDSL hydrolase family protein has translation MSNSLIIKKIFSIIFGCCIGLFLAETATRILLPTSHPSKGLLRSVPNDAIAFEYIPNIEIGDVKINDLGFRDDPFPLQKDASEVRILWLGDSIVMGWGVAKEERFTDILNFKLKEQNPKIRTINMAVESYSNYQELLVLHRRGITANPNVVILGFCWNDILKYEHFVDTSGTNRFVLQNDSKGIENGNLLRVRSFQYIFKYSRFLDLARNSISKLVRNLHHSDNKDKNKATFSEFLDWYLNAWESQQLDTLHTQILTMKKIASTINAKFIIVIIPLSIQVEQDLEYEKYLARIDNIQENFYQYCLLHDINVYDLKPGLLQMSRTDHRSLFLDIWHLNKTGHKIAADLIYTDLKKKNIF, from the coding sequence ATGTCCAATAGTTTAATTATTAAAAAAATATTCTCAATAATCTTTGGTTGTTGTATTGGACTGTTTTTAGCAGAAACGGCAACGAGAATTCTACTTCCGACTTCTCATCCTTCAAAAGGCTTATTACGGTCTGTTCCGAACGATGCTATTGCCTTTGAATATATTCCTAATATAGAAATTGGCGATGTGAAAATTAATGACCTCGGTTTTCGAGACGATCCGTTTCCTTTACAAAAAGATGCTTCTGAAGTAAGGATACTTTGGTTAGGTGATAGTATCGTTATGGGATGGGGAGTTGCTAAAGAAGAGAGGTTCACCGATATATTGAATTTTAAATTGAAAGAACAAAACCCTAAAATACGAACAATAAATATGGCGGTAGAATCTTATAGTAATTATCAGGAATTATTAGTGCTACACCGAAGGGGAATAACGGCAAATCCTAATGTAGTTATCCTTGGTTTTTGTTGGAATGATATATTGAAGTATGAACACTTTGTGGATACATCTGGTACTAATAGGTTTGTTTTACAAAATGATTCTAAAGGTATTGAAAATGGTAATTTACTAAGAGTACGATCCTTTCAATATATTTTTAAATATAGCAGATTCTTAGATTTGGCAAGAAATTCAATCTCTAAATTAGTTCGCAATCTACATCACAGTGATAATAAAGATAAGAATAAAGCAACATTTTCTGAATTTTTAGATTGGTATTTAAATGCATGGGAATCTCAACAATTAGATACGCTTCACACGCAAATACTTACAATGAAGAAAATTGCATCAACGATAAATGCAAAATTTATTATCGTAATAATACCATTAAGTATTCAAGTCGAACAAGATTTAGAGTATGAAAAATATTTAGCGAGAATAGACAACATTCAAGAAAATTTTTATCAATATTGTTTATTACATGATATTAATGTTTACGATTTAAAACCAGGATTATTGCAAATGTCAAGAACAGATCATCGGAGCTTATTTTTAGATATATGGCATCTCAACAAAACTGGTCATAAGATTGCAGCAGATCTTATTTATACTGATTTGAAAAAAAAGAATATATTTTGA
- the glf gene encoding UDP-galactopyranose mutase, producing MKYDYLIVGAGFAGCVLAERLATQLGKKILLIDKRSHIAGNAFDGVDEHGIRIHYYGPHLFHTNDKNIIKYLSQFTSWHSYEHRVLALVNGMLVPMPINRTTVNVLLNLKLSTDTEVQELYEREKESIPLIRNSEEIVVSKVGRRLFDLLYKGYTKKHWGVEPSHLAPSVCSRLPIRTNTNDRYFDDLYQMMPQNGYTEMFKKMIAHPSISLELNTEYTDIPQGTFNRLIFTGPIDEYFHHSHGALPYRSLIFEFETHEQEFVQPVAQINYPNDFAYTRSIEFKHITGQRHIKTTLAKEYPCETGEPYYPVPNDENAQLYKLYAAEAEKLKTVHFVGRLATYRYYNMDQVVAQALTTFKNIAQS from the coding sequence ATGAAGTACGACTACCTCATCGTTGGCGCCGGATTTGCTGGCTGTGTTCTTGCGGAGCGGCTCGCGACTCAACTTGGAAAAAAAATTCTCCTTATTGATAAACGCAGCCATATAGCCGGTAATGCCTTTGATGGTGTGGATGAACATGGAATACGCATTCATTATTATGGCCCTCATTTGTTTCATACGAACGATAAAAATATTATTAAGTATTTATCGCAATTTACTTCTTGGCATTCGTATGAACACAGGGTTCTGGCGTTAGTAAACGGTATGCTCGTTCCTATGCCGATCAATAGAACAACGGTAAACGTTCTTTTGAATTTAAAATTATCGACGGATACTGAGGTACAGGAATTATATGAACGGGAAAAAGAATCGATTCCGCTTATTCGGAACTCGGAAGAAATAGTTGTATCGAAAGTCGGAAGACGTTTGTTTGATTTGTTGTACAAAGGATACACAAAAAAGCATTGGGGTGTAGAACCATCGCATCTTGCACCATCCGTGTGCAGTCGATTACCGATCCGGACAAATACGAATGACCGATATTTTGACGACCTGTACCAGATGATGCCCCAAAATGGATATACCGAAATGTTTAAAAAAATGATCGCCCATCCATCGATTTCGCTGGAATTGAATACTGAATATACAGATATACCTCAGGGCACTTTTAACCGATTGATTTTCACCGGTCCGATTGACGAGTATTTTCATCATTCCCATGGCGCTTTGCCGTATCGTTCCTTGATATTCGAATTTGAAACGCACGAACAAGAATTTGTCCAACCGGTTGCGCAGATAAATTACCCTAATGATTTCGCTTATACCCGTAGTATAGAATTCAAGCATATTACAGGGCAGCGGCATATCAAGACGACACTTGCCAAGGAATATCCATGCGAAACAGGCGAACCATATTACCCTGTGCCAAATGATGAAAATGCACAGTTATATAAATTATATGCTGCTGAAGCTGAAAAATTGAAAACAGTGCATTTTGTCGGACGGTTGGCAACTTATCGTTATTACAATATGGATCAGGTTGTTGCGCAGGCCTTAACAACTTTTAAGAACATTGCCCAATCTTAA
- a CDS encoding glycosyltransferase family 2 protein yields MQPLVTVNILSYNRKDDLRNTLQKVFEQEYKNIEVIVVDNNSQDGSVEMVKSEFPSVHLLELQKNIGIAGWNEGAIIAKGKYLLFLDDDSYPEKDALHKCVPTMEQHPNCAVLALNVYNDLLNRDEMIYEDRVTFPSFVGCGVIVRRELFHSIGMFNKILFLYEHEIDFSIRTIQNGYDILFSPDSIVHHVYSSIHRHKQQDEKNDLRKQFFKNRNMILILLTYFPLPIVFWRIGRFIIGHILFGLVEGCLWPVIKGIASGLWVSSKNWHSRKIVSVEVQKRYGYGKFVGGFFHAGQYAFRRPRWLS; encoded by the coding sequence ATGCAGCCGCTTGTTACAGTCAATATTCTTTCATACAACAGGAAAGACGATTTGCGGAACACTCTCCAAAAAGTATTTGAACAGGAATACAAAAATATAGAGGTGATTGTTGTAGACAATAATTCTCAAGATGGCTCTGTCGAAATGGTAAAGTCAGAGTTTCCTTCTGTGCATTTGCTCGAGTTACAGAAAAACATTGGCATAGCAGGATGGAATGAAGGAGCAATAATTGCAAAAGGAAAATATCTGTTGTTTTTGGATGACGATAGTTATCCAGAAAAGGATGCGTTACATAAATGTGTACCAACAATGGAACAACATCCAAATTGTGCGGTATTAGCATTAAATGTGTACAATGACCTGCTTAACAGAGATGAAATGATATACGAAGACAGGGTGACATTCCCGAGCTTTGTAGGATGTGGAGTAATTGTCCGCAGGGAGTTGTTTCATTCGATAGGTATGTTTAATAAGATATTATTTCTCTATGAGCATGAAATTGATTTTTCGATTAGAACAATTCAGAATGGATACGATATTCTTTTTTCACCTGACTCAATCGTGCATCATGTTTATTCTTCAATCCATCGACATAAACAACAGGATGAAAAAAATGATCTACGAAAACAATTTTTCAAAAATAGAAATATGATCTTGATTTTGTTAACTTATTTTCCTTTGCCAATAGTATTTTGGAGAATAGGACGATTTATTATTGGTCATATATTGTTTGGTCTGGTTGAAGGGTGCTTGTGGCCAGTTATAAAAGGAATTGCAAGTGGATTATGGGTTTCTTCCAAAAATTGGCATTCGAGGAAAATAGTGTCTGTTGAAGTGCAAAAAAGATATGGATATGGAAAATTTGTAGGTGGTTTTTTCCATGCTGGTCAATATGCTTTTCGAAGACCTCGTTGGTTATCGTGA
- a CDS encoding glycosyltransferase yields MAPSFRKVFVNLSQQLKNNNIQYYVKMMVKDVSSRKILVLVDRFPLAPEYSPSTWMIGSLTELSAIAEIDVASVVNLLPRMRNLVHSKRERASTKAAWCSAMENTTVYPFPVRHFHYLGLPARFSWKLLPRLMTWQVLQRIVKTYKANHYDAVMIHGTYPVGHLGIELAKRFRAPSFVINHEGYRLYQQYFSSAAALELFNVLNNADIIAGLSPNHVRELQYEFPSKMIQMLCHGISIPYDATRTNQKNKEEPFRILTVARLDGVEKQISVLIEGFIQFVQVNKIRAQLTIAGDGSDIPVLRQIVLKYHAEGIVHFCGWVGANKLPDLLRSHDVFVCASTHETFCYAILEAIAYGIPVIGLPEVGILSEFVSLFPEETALSELTSSQIAEKLSLFYNAKNKWPQIANAMVHVVKKRFTWTVHRNSLHDILNQLIRIHKS; encoded by the coding sequence ATGGCCCCTTCTTTTCGAAAAGTATTCGTCAATCTCTCTCAACAACTTAAGAATAATAATATCCAGTATTATGTAAAAATGATGGTAAAAGATGTAAGTAGTAGAAAAATACTTGTTCTTGTTGATCGATTTCCGCTTGCTCCTGAATATTCTCCTTCCACATGGATGATCGGAAGTCTCACGGAACTTTCGGCTATTGCCGAAATCGATGTTGCCTCTGTAGTGAATTTACTGCCGCGCATGCGAAATCTCGTACATTCAAAACGCGAACGGGCATCGACAAAAGCAGCATGGTGCAGCGCTATGGAAAATACAACGGTGTATCCCTTTCCGGTTCGTCATTTCCACTACCTCGGTCTGCCGGCAAGGTTTTCATGGAAACTGCTGCCAAGATTGATGACATGGCAGGTTCTTCAGAGAATCGTGAAGACCTACAAAGCAAATCATTATGATGCGGTTATGATTCATGGTACGTATCCCGTCGGGCATCTCGGCATTGAACTTGCCAAGCGATTCAGGGCGCCTTCGTTTGTTATCAATCATGAAGGGTATCGTCTCTATCAACAATATTTTTCATCCGCTGCTGCGTTGGAACTTTTCAATGTGCTGAACAATGCCGATATCATAGCAGGTTTATCGCCGAACCATGTCCGTGAACTGCAGTATGAATTTCCGTCAAAAATGATTCAAATGCTTTGCCACGGGATATCGATTCCTTATGACGCGACACGAACGAATCAGAAGAACAAAGAAGAACCATTTCGGATCCTTACTGTTGCACGATTAGATGGTGTGGAAAAACAAATATCGGTACTGATTGAGGGATTCATTCAATTTGTTCAAGTCAACAAAATTCGAGCGCAATTAACGATTGCCGGAGACGGTTCAGATATTCCTGTACTAAGACAAATTGTTTTGAAGTATCATGCAGAAGGGATTGTCCATTTTTGTGGTTGGGTGGGAGCAAATAAATTACCCGACTTGCTCAGAAGTCATGATGTATTTGTTTGTGCTTCCACGCATGAAACATTTTGCTATGCAATTTTAGAAGCGATTGCGTATGGAATACCAGTCATCGGACTTCCTGAGGTTGGTATTCTCTCTGAATTTGTTTCTTTGTTTCCAGAAGAGACAGCACTTTCTGAATTAACCTCTTCACAAATTGCAGAAAAATTATCGTTGTTCTACAATGCAAAGAATAAATGGCCTCAGATTGCCAATGCGATGGTTCATGTAGTAAAAAAGCGATTTACATGGACTGTGCACCGAAATTCCTTGCATGACATATTGAATCAATTAATCCGAATTCATAAATCATGA
- a CDS encoding glycosyltransferase family 4 protein: protein MNILLCAEDFVLNGVTRHIIDLANGLVKHGHGVVVAATPSGEERRLDAAVIFVPLSLCRESSYKKKYYGIFSSILTLLRTIRTHQIQILHTHKRYADAIGRIVARITGILHISTCHNEFATYTRYSFFGIITIAPCETIAWMLIEKFHRSPGSIRIIPYGIQELERYSSSAMSEIKCTYGIALTDTIVLSVGHLNRQKDRQTLVGAIQLVREAWKGKSVVFLIVGEGEDESRVRSMIRKYHLEHMVKILSARSNISALNNIADFCVLSSIHETWSYVLLEAASVGKPFIATSVGCIPSFIADNTTGICVPPKNPARLSEAIIDFLEHPEIIRQKGECARKRFEQYHSYDVFIARMTELYEKTLYEK from the coding sequence ATGAATATTCTGCTTTGTGCCGAAGATTTTGTGCTCAATGGTGTCACACGCCACATCATCGATTTAGCGAACGGGTTGGTGAAACACGGACATGGCGTTGTTGTTGCGGCAACGCCAAGCGGTGAAGAACGACGTCTTGATGCAGCAGTGATATTTGTTCCCCTATCGCTCTGCCGAGAGTCAAGTTACAAAAAAAAGTATTATGGTATTTTTTCATCAATCCTTACACTCCTTCGTACAATACGGACACATCAAATTCAAATTCTTCATACGCATAAACGGTATGCAGATGCAATCGGAAGAATTGTCGCACGGATAACCGGCATTCTTCACATCTCGACCTGTCATAATGAATTTGCTACATATACACGGTACTCTTTTTTTGGTATCATAACGATTGCGCCATGCGAGACCATCGCGTGGATGTTGATTGAAAAATTCCACCGTTCTCCCGGAAGCATCCGGATTATTCCATACGGGATACAGGAACTTGAGCGATATTCCTCTTCGGCAATGTCAGAGATAAAATGTACGTATGGCATCGCTCTGACCGATACGATTGTTCTCAGTGTCGGGCATCTCAATCGCCAAAAAGACCGGCAGACACTTGTGGGGGCGATACAGCTTGTTCGGGAAGCATGGAAAGGGAAGAGTGTCGTATTCCTGATCGTCGGTGAAGGAGAAGATGAATCTCGTGTGCGTTCCATGATACGAAAGTATCATCTGGAACATATGGTAAAAATATTATCTGCACGATCAAATATTTCCGCATTGAATAACATTGCGGATTTCTGCGTTCTTTCTTCCATTCATGAAACATGGTCGTACGTATTGCTTGAAGCCGCAAGTGTGGGGAAACCGTTCATTGCAACGAGTGTGGGATGTATACCTTCATTTATAGCGGATAATACAACGGGCATTTGTGTTCCTCCAAAAAATCCGGCACGACTTTCAGAAGCTATCATAGATTTTTTGGAACATCCGGAAATCATTCGTCAGAAAGGGGAATGCGCTCGAAAACGGTTTGAGCAATATCATTCTTATGATGTTTTTATCGCTCGTATGACTGAGCTCTATGAGAAAACTCTTTACGAAAAATAG